The following coding sequences are from one Arthrobacter sp. 24S4-2 window:
- a CDS encoding thioesterase family protein yields the protein MTFALPELAEGDYYYESLGGGKFRSTIHAQGAWNEHEQHMAPASGLMADCLERHEPRDDVRMARLSYEILGLIPGGEFEVVTTTLRPGRTIELLQAELVAEGRVAIRATAWRMITSDTSAVAAVEDAAIPGPAGCSPYDGASVWPGGYIRSLEMRVADGHRPGSGTVWLRTRHPLTDAADSGDMARLMGLVDTANGIAARVPPGKGSYAFPNLDLQIHMYRKPAGEWLGLDNAVSFGADGIGLTSTVLHDLSGPFGRAEQILTLRRT from the coding sequence TTGACTTTTGCACTTCCGGAACTTGCCGAAGGCGACTACTACTACGAGTCGCTGGGCGGCGGAAAGTTCCGTTCCACGATCCACGCCCAGGGTGCATGGAACGAGCACGAACAGCACATGGCACCCGCGTCGGGGCTGATGGCCGACTGCCTGGAGCGGCACGAACCGCGGGACGACGTCCGGATGGCACGCCTGAGCTACGAGATCCTGGGGCTGATTCCGGGCGGCGAATTCGAGGTGGTCACCACCACGCTCCGGCCCGGACGGACCATCGAACTCCTTCAGGCGGAACTCGTGGCGGAAGGCCGCGTTGCCATCCGTGCCACCGCCTGGCGGATGATCACGTCCGACACCTCCGCCGTCGCCGCCGTCGAAGACGCCGCCATTCCGGGTCCGGCCGGGTGTTCACCGTACGACGGCGCCAGCGTCTGGCCGGGTGGCTACATCCGTTCCCTGGAGATGCGCGTGGCGGACGGCCACCGTCCGGGCTCCGGCACAGTCTGGCTGCGCACACGGCACCCGCTCACGGACGCGGCGGACAGCGGCGACATGGCGCGGCTCATGGGGCTGGTGGACACGGCCAACGGGATAGCGGCGCGCGTGCCTCCCGGCAAGGGCAGCTACGCCTTCCCCAACCTGGACCTGCAGATCCACATGTACCGGAAACCCGCCGGCGAGTGGCTGGGCCTGGACAACGCTGTGTCCTTCGGCGCCGACGGCATCGGTCTCACGTCAACTGTGCTCCACGACCTCAGCGGACCCTTCGGCCGTGCCGAGCAGATCCTGACCCTGCGCAGGACCTAG
- a CDS encoding DUF2177 family protein produces the protein MVILQFLVVAAAFAVIDAVWLKTMNPFYRGQIGELLAARPNLGYAVAFYVIYIAGIVFFALRPALDGGSWLSALGYGAALGAFAYATYDLTNAATLKTWPPQLIVVDILWGAALTALATLTGWLVFHSN, from the coding sequence ATGGTCATTCTGCAATTCCTGGTGGTAGCCGCCGCGTTCGCGGTCATCGACGCCGTCTGGCTCAAGACAATGAACCCCTTTTACCGCGGCCAGATCGGTGAACTGCTGGCCGCGCGGCCCAATCTAGGGTACGCGGTGGCGTTCTACGTCATCTACATTGCCGGGATCGTGTTCTTTGCGCTGCGCCCGGCGCTCGACGGCGGCAGCTGGCTCAGCGCGCTGGGCTATGGGGCCGCGCTGGGCGCGTTCGCCTACGCCACCTACGACCTCACCAACGCGGCAACACTGAAGACGTGGCCGCCGCAGCTGATTGTCGTGGACATTCTCTGGGGCGCAGCACTGACGGCGCTGGCAACACTGACCGGCTGGCTCGTGTTCCACAGCAACTGA
- a CDS encoding NlpC/P60 family protein — MSSRKSPANHQLSAPAGRPGSTFGRGATPGSGRRRVGRQAAVIAAASGLVLSSGMAAQAAEAPAERDSAPASALDAKAQVGAPLSADSHVRISFERPEVTSTPAPVEESAPAQATAPANPAVSVQAAAPAPAAPAVSVQVQGAVPAPAPAPAAGGVNAAMVSAAYAQLGITQDCTAMVEKALGAAGIPVGDLGPSQFLNYGKVVGEPQPGDLVVQSGHVGIYIGDGQVISGGMNGSNATVTHPLSWLTATGGVTFVRAGA; from the coding sequence ATGTCTTCACGCAAATCGCCCGCCAACCATCAGTTGTCAGCCCCGGCGGGGCGCCCAGGATCCACTTTCGGTCGGGGAGCCACCCCCGGGTCAGGCCGGCGCAGGGTGGGCCGCCAGGCTGCGGTGATTGCCGCGGCGTCGGGTCTTGTCCTTTCCAGCGGGATGGCTGCGCAGGCCGCCGAAGCCCCCGCGGAACGCGATTCGGCTCCGGCTTCAGCACTTGATGCCAAGGCCCAGGTGGGTGCGCCGCTCAGTGCGGATTCCCACGTCCGGATCAGCTTCGAGCGGCCGGAAGTCACCTCCACTCCGGCACCCGTCGAGGAGTCCGCACCGGCACAAGCAACCGCGCCCGCCAACCCGGCAGTCTCCGTGCAGGCGGCTGCACCCGCGCCAGCTGCTCCGGCAGTCTCCGTCCAGGTGCAGGGGGCTGTGCCCGCCCCCGCGCCGGCTCCCGCTGCCGGCGGCGTCAATGCCGCCATGGTCTCGGCGGCGTATGCGCAGCTGGGCATCACGCAGGACTGCACCGCCATGGTGGAAAAGGCCCTGGGCGCAGCAGGAATTCCGGTGGGCGATCTGGGGCCGTCGCAGTTCTTGAACTACGGCAAGGTCGTCGGCGAACCTCAGCCGGGCGACCTGGTGGTGCAGTCCGGCCATGTGGGGATCTACATCGGTGACGGCCAGGTCATCAGCGGCGGCATGAACGGCTCCAACGCCACGGTGACGCACCCCCTGTCCTGGCTGACGGCCACAGGCGGCGTCACCTTCGTCCGCGCCGGAGCGTAG
- a CDS encoding DUF5671 domain-containing protein: protein MSAARTAPAPATGSAQPAVRRLIVYILLFALVIVAAIGVSGLLGRLLTTGTVLVAGDVAGLARSLAFALIGGPMAAALWWFVWRRLDETAERSSVGWGLYLAGMYSVSLVVSSSALLGTLASLIGGAPQGWQQPVANGLVWSAVWGWHRWMWRHPRKRPVQLVDLPVVVGAVYGLVLGVGGTVTALANLLDTAIRGLTASASVGDPWWRFALQALAWAAGGGAIWWWHWFRDGGSRLQTGLAAVALVLFGILGAALLALGAPAPSCSYSFAWCSTARTR, encoded by the coding sequence GTGAGCGCCGCGCGGACGGCGCCGGCGCCGGCTACGGGGTCCGCCCAGCCCGCTGTCCGCCGCCTCATCGTGTACATCCTGCTGTTCGCACTGGTCATTGTGGCGGCGATCGGGGTCAGCGGACTGCTGGGACGGCTGTTGACCACAGGCACTGTGCTTGTTGCAGGAGATGTGGCGGGACTGGCGCGGTCGCTCGCATTCGCCCTGATCGGCGGCCCGATGGCAGCCGCGCTGTGGTGGTTCGTTTGGCGGCGGCTCGACGAGACCGCTGAACGGTCGTCGGTCGGCTGGGGGCTGTACCTGGCCGGGATGTATTCGGTGTCCCTGGTTGTCTCCTCTTCCGCACTGCTGGGCACACTGGCATCCCTGATCGGCGGCGCGCCGCAGGGATGGCAACAGCCAGTGGCCAACGGGCTGGTCTGGTCGGCGGTCTGGGGGTGGCACCGCTGGATGTGGCGGCACCCGCGGAAACGCCCGGTCCAGCTCGTGGACCTTCCCGTTGTGGTGGGTGCTGTGTACGGACTCGTTCTCGGAGTAGGCGGTACCGTGACGGCGCTCGCGAACCTGCTGGACACCGCAATCCGGGGACTTACTGCGTCGGCGTCCGTGGGGGACCCGTGGTGGCGCTTCGCGCTGCAGGCCCTGGCCTGGGCGGCCGGAGGCGGCGCCATCTGGTGGTGGCACTGGTTCCGCGACGGCGGAAGCCGCCTGCAGACAGGCCTTGCCGCCGTTGCACTGGTGCTGTTTGGCATCCTTGGCGCCGCTCTCCTGGCCCTCGGGGCACCGGCACCGTCCTGTTCATACTCCTTCGCCTGGTGTTCGACCGCACGGACCCGGTGA
- a CDS encoding DUF5671 domain-containing protein encodes MFDRTDPVSELVDSLGTALAAGAVGSLVWTYHRTVALHRPETTRQAAKLVTTGVALAASATGIGVVVNSVLGIAATPLAGGGTRTLLLGGISSLAVGGPLWWFTWKPGIPPEPTELGRRGRRVFLIAVFGLSAVVAVITLLVIGYRVFEFLLDGLTGGSLVDRIRAALGLLVATGLAAGYHFAVWRHDRARAAALGPVRQRTIGQVIVVAAGDPQLLARVAAEVTGAAVTVWPVTVWIRADADSPGSAARPAGQPADIAEEGAPGEFAERLSRALEGITADRVLVVWGPGTRLEVIPLAGA; translated from the coding sequence GTGTTCGACCGCACGGACCCGGTGAGCGAACTCGTCGACTCCCTGGGCACGGCGCTGGCCGCAGGAGCCGTGGGTTCGCTGGTCTGGACCTACCACCGGACAGTCGCGCTGCACCGGCCGGAAACCACACGGCAGGCCGCGAAGCTCGTGACCACCGGTGTGGCCCTTGCCGCCTCGGCCACGGGCATCGGCGTCGTGGTCAACTCTGTGCTGGGCATCGCCGCCACACCGCTGGCCGGCGGCGGAACCCGCACGCTGCTGCTGGGCGGCATCAGTTCCCTGGCCGTGGGCGGCCCGCTGTGGTGGTTCACCTGGAAACCCGGGATTCCCCCGGAACCCACCGAGCTCGGACGCCGCGGCCGGCGGGTGTTCCTCATCGCGGTGTTCGGCCTGAGCGCGGTGGTCGCCGTCATCACGCTCCTGGTGATCGGGTACCGTGTCTTCGAATTCCTGCTCGACGGCCTCACGGGCGGCAGCCTGGTGGACCGGATCCGCGCCGCGCTCGGCCTGCTGGTGGCCACGGGACTTGCCGCGGGCTACCATTTCGCCGTCTGGCGCCACGACCGCGCCCGCGCGGCGGCCCTTGGCCCGGTCCGCCAGCGAACCATCGGTCAGGTCATCGTCGTCGCCGCAGGCGATCCGCAGCTGCTGGCGCGGGTTGCGGCGGAGGTCACCGGGGCAGCCGTCACCGTCTGGCCCGTGACTGTTTGGATAAGGGCCGACGCCGACTCCCCTGGCAGTGCAGCGCGGCCCGCCGGCCAGCCGGCGGATATCGCGGAGGAGGGGGCGCCCGGAGAGTTTGCGGAACGGCTTTCCCGGGCACTGGAGGGTATTACCGCGGACCGCGTCCTGGTGGTCTGGGGACCCGGGACCCGGCTCGAGGTGATTCCGCTGGCCGGAGCGTGA
- a CDS encoding DNA alkylation repair protein gives MTDACDFVDASLQREGSWLRAEEAQARLGTGLEYYGASVGAVRGTVRDMLRRHRDLAHDDITALSTELWAVPVFERRLAAVVLLQSRVALLSNSDLTRIEGFVRESGLAELVHPLAVDVVAPLIAALEGQPRLRAEAVLDRWAHDPNASLRRAAWLSRPDGPRHQRR, from the coding sequence GTGACCGATGCCTGTGACTTCGTGGATGCCTCGCTGCAGCGCGAGGGATCGTGGCTGCGGGCGGAAGAGGCCCAGGCGCGGCTGGGCACCGGGCTCGAGTACTACGGCGCTTCTGTGGGGGCGGTGCGCGGGACCGTCCGGGACATGCTGCGCCGTCACCGGGACCTCGCCCATGATGACATCACTGCCCTCAGCACTGAGCTCTGGGCCGTGCCCGTCTTTGAGCGCCGCCTGGCTGCGGTGGTGCTGCTGCAGTCCCGCGTTGCCCTGCTCAGCAACTCCGACCTGACCCGGATCGAGGGCTTTGTGCGGGAGTCGGGGCTGGCTGAGCTGGTGCACCCGCTTGCCGTCGACGTCGTTGCCCCGCTGATCGCCGCCCTCGAAGGGCAGCCCCGGTTACGGGCGGAAGCTGTCCTGGACCGCTGGGCGCACGACCCCAACGCGTCGCTGCGGCGCGCTGCCTGGCTTTCGCGGCCGGACGGCCCGCGGCACCAGCGGCGCTAG
- a CDS encoding polysaccharide deacetylase family protein yields MADPPEPAPDRKHGRRWAAVVGVLLLAASAIAVAAVPSKAAGPTIVSLTFDDGIGSQFAAAQVLKARGLVGTFFITTSFIDASGFLTQANLKTLAADGNEIGGHTVTHPDLTTLTAAAARAEVCNGKTTLEGWGYQVSNFAYPFAAENATAQSAVRDCGFASARGLGDLRSPASCAACPVAESLPPANPMVTKAPDQVDSTWTLADLQARVTDAETTGGWVQLTFHEINVGTDPTLSITPVLFDSFVTWLAARTANGTTSVRTVAQALGQSPAPSPSPSPSPSPSPSPSPSSPFGDVPANAQFFTEISWLSAQGISTGWLEANGTRTYRPVLAVNRDAMAAFMYRLAGSPAFTAPAVSPFRDVTPQTQFYKEITWLAAQGISTGWDEGNGVRSYRPLQPVNRDAMAAFMYRYAGSPAYTAPGSSPFTDVAPQTQFYKEINWLASTNISTGWVESNGTTTFRPVQPVNRDAMAAFMYRYNTSFPR; encoded by the coding sequence TTGGCGGACCCCCCGGAGCCTGCACCTGACCGCAAACACGGCCGGCGCTGGGCTGCCGTGGTGGGCGTGCTTCTGCTCGCGGCCAGCGCCATTGCTGTCGCCGCCGTCCCATCGAAAGCTGCCGGGCCCACGATCGTGAGCCTCACCTTCGACGACGGCATCGGCAGCCAGTTCGCCGCCGCGCAGGTGCTGAAAGCCCGCGGACTGGTGGGGACTTTTTTCATCACAACCTCCTTCATAGACGCGTCGGGGTTCCTTACCCAGGCGAATCTGAAGACGCTGGCCGCAGACGGCAACGAGATCGGCGGTCACACCGTCACTCATCCGGACCTGACTACGCTCACCGCCGCCGCCGCGCGCGCCGAGGTCTGTAACGGCAAGACGACGCTGGAAGGCTGGGGCTACCAGGTCAGCAACTTTGCGTACCCGTTCGCTGCAGAGAATGCGACTGCCCAGTCTGCCGTCCGGGACTGCGGCTTCGCCAGTGCCCGTGGACTGGGCGACCTGCGCTCGCCGGCCAGCTGCGCCGCATGCCCCGTTGCGGAGTCGCTGCCGCCGGCAAATCCGATGGTCACCAAGGCTCCGGACCAGGTGGACAGCACGTGGACACTGGCGGATCTTCAGGCCCGTGTGACGGATGCAGAGACCACCGGCGGATGGGTGCAGCTGACTTTCCATGAAATCAATGTGGGCACGGATCCGACACTGTCCATCACCCCCGTTCTCTTCGACTCGTTCGTCACCTGGCTGGCCGCACGGACCGCAAACGGGACGACGTCGGTCCGGACAGTGGCGCAGGCATTGGGCCAGTCCCCGGCTCCCTCACCGTCGCCGTCACCCTCACCGTCGCCGTCACCCTCTCCGTCGCCGTCGAGCCCGTTTGGCGATGTTCCCGCCAACGCACAGTTCTTCACGGAGATCAGCTGGCTTTCGGCACAGGGCATTTCCACCGGATGGCTTGAGGCGAACGGTACGCGCACCTACCGTCCGGTCCTGGCCGTCAACCGTGATGCCATGGCGGCCTTTATGTACCGGCTCGCCGGGAGCCCCGCGTTCACAGCGCCGGCCGTCTCCCCGTTCCGCGATGTGACGCCGCAGACGCAGTTCTACAAGGAAATCACCTGGCTGGCCGCCCAGGGCATTTCCACCGGCTGGGACGAAGGGAACGGCGTCAGATCGTACCGGCCCCTGCAGCCCGTGAACAGGGACGCAATGGCAGCGTTCATGTACCGCTATGCCGGAAGCCCCGCTTACACCGCCCCGGGGTCATCACCCTTCACGGATGTGGCACCACAAACCCAGTTCTACAAGGAGATCAACTGGCTCGCGTCAACAAACATCTCCACCGGCTGGGTCGAAAGCAACGGCACCACGACGTTCCGCCCGGTCCAGCCCGTCAACAGGGACGCCATGGCGGCCTTCATGTACCGCTACAACACCTCCTTTCCGCGGTAA
- a CDS encoding DUF5129 domain-containing protein, with protein MGKGIMRRALAAASLVLIGLLSGPAAARAERPVEVVVEDGAGVLDRSKLIPAVEAIEFYEPTKVAVFTYRGTPGDNLNEEVLRFARAEHPEWISGDGQKWADGLFIFALDPDGRHVGTYMGEDRKVSPAQREDIQNASKDLLRDAQWTDGTIAGIRRGAELINQPWYRSTAFLSTVWTAGTAAVAGAAAWLIVRWRTRVASRKALARADASYANVSMDLQVTELNAGTIPESSRYGSTVLEKHRTFLAKYNAATDLSNRAHALAPRAMSRRPNLKLIRSFADASAELDALDDVIADTNALLNRGAAWASAWDRQLAPFRSDLAALEQMLGRRHAEGDSATAAALRSFRDHSQRELERWSAELADGSITPETALDRLRDARTHLSELLKNHADTVIGGFAKNEREANLMRNEMEDAQAGTKAKYGRAYEPSILGTVYPSYYFFSVPTFNAGFNTGMGSVSSARGGDGSTTGYGSSGGSFSGSGSSSGF; from the coding sequence ATGGGAAAAGGAATCATGCGCAGGGCCCTGGCCGCCGCGTCGCTAGTCCTCATCGGCCTCCTCAGTGGTCCGGCTGCTGCCCGGGCGGAGCGTCCGGTGGAAGTCGTTGTGGAAGACGGCGCCGGAGTGCTGGACCGCAGCAAGCTGATCCCGGCGGTGGAAGCCATCGAATTCTACGAGCCCACCAAGGTTGCCGTTTTCACGTATCGCGGCACGCCGGGGGACAACCTCAACGAGGAGGTCCTTCGCTTTGCCCGGGCTGAACACCCTGAGTGGATCAGCGGCGACGGCCAGAAATGGGCGGACGGGCTCTTCATCTTCGCCCTGGACCCGGACGGCCGGCACGTTGGGACGTACATGGGCGAGGACAGGAAGGTGTCCCCGGCGCAGCGCGAGGACATCCAAAACGCCTCGAAGGACCTGCTGCGCGACGCCCAGTGGACGGACGGCACAATTGCCGGAATCCGGCGCGGAGCAGAATTGATCAACCAGCCCTGGTACCGGTCGACGGCATTCCTCTCCACGGTCTGGACGGCCGGTACGGCTGCCGTCGCGGGCGCCGCCGCGTGGCTGATCGTACGCTGGAGGACCCGGGTGGCCAGCCGCAAGGCGCTCGCCCGCGCGGACGCCAGCTACGCCAACGTCAGCATGGATCTGCAGGTCACCGAGCTCAACGCCGGCACCATTCCGGAGTCCTCGCGGTACGGCAGTACCGTGCTGGAGAAGCACCGCACCTTCCTGGCCAAGTACAACGCGGCCACTGACCTGTCCAACCGGGCGCACGCACTGGCTCCCCGGGCCATGAGCCGCCGGCCAAACCTCAAGCTCATACGAAGCTTCGCCGACGCTTCCGCGGAGCTCGACGCGCTGGACGACGTCATTGCGGACACCAACGCCCTCCTGAACCGGGGAGCCGCGTGGGCATCCGCGTGGGACCGGCAGCTGGCGCCCTTCCGCAGTGACCTGGCCGCCTTGGAACAGATGCTCGGCCGGCGCCACGCGGAAGGCGATTCCGCGACGGCCGCGGCGCTTCGGTCCTTCCGAGACCACAGCCAGCGGGAGCTTGAGCGGTGGTCGGCTGAACTCGCCGACGGTTCAATCACTCCCGAAACAGCCCTGGACCGGCTGCGGGACGCCCGGACGCACCTATCCGAACTGCTAAAGAATCACGCGGATACGGTCATCGGGGGCTTCGCCAAGAACGAGCGGGAAGCCAATCTGATGCGCAACGAAATGGAGGACGCACAGGCCGGAACCAAGGCCAAGTACGGCCGCGCCTACGAGCCCAGCATCCTTGGCACGGTTTATCCGTCCTACTACTTCTTCTCGGTTCCCACCTTCAACGCCGGCTTCAACACGGGTATGGGCAGCGTCAGCAGCGCCCGCGGCGGAGACGGCAGCACAACGGGATACGGAAGCAGCGGCGGCAGCTTCTCCGGGTCCGGGAGTTCGTCTGGCTTTTAG
- a CDS encoding metal-dependent transcriptional regulator: protein MPVSDLSSAAQDYLKLIWSATEWSATPMTVGVMAERLGVRPSTVSDGIKKLARQGLVTHAPYGSIELTEAGREHAVAMVRRHRLLETFLVEGLGYGWDEVHDEAEILEHAVSDKLMERLDQKLGHPTRDPHGDPIPSPDGRPHLPEGTQLSAVAAGGTLAITRISDADPQMLRYFTELGLVPDTRLTVRVHRPYADVTTVRLLGPARDVDLGPSASDAIWVVAV, encoded by the coding sequence ATGCCGGTCTCCGATTTGTCCTCCGCTGCCCAGGACTACCTGAAGCTGATCTGGTCGGCCACGGAGTGGTCCGCCACCCCTATGACCGTCGGGGTGATGGCCGAGCGGCTGGGAGTCCGGCCGTCCACCGTTTCGGACGGAATCAAGAAGCTGGCGCGGCAGGGACTGGTAACGCACGCCCCGTACGGGAGCATCGAGCTGACTGAGGCGGGCCGTGAGCATGCCGTGGCCATGGTCCGCCGGCACAGGCTCCTGGAAACGTTTCTGGTGGAAGGTCTGGGCTATGGCTGGGATGAGGTCCACGATGAGGCTGAGATTCTGGAACACGCTGTTTCAGACAAGCTGATGGAGCGCCTGGACCAAAAGTTGGGGCACCCCACGCGGGATCCCCACGGTGACCCGATCCCTTCGCCTGACGGCAGGCCGCACCTGCCCGAAGGCACGCAGCTCTCCGCGGTTGCTGCCGGGGGCACTTTGGCCATCACCCGTATTTCCGATGCGGATCCGCAGATGCTGCGCTACTTCACTGAACTGGGCCTCGTGCCCGATACAAGGCTCACGGTCAGGGTGCACCGGCCCTATGCGGACGTGACCACCGTACGGCTGCTCGGACCGGCCCGCGACGTCGACCTGGGGCCATCCGCCTCGGATGCCATCTGGGTGGTGGCGGTCTAG
- a CDS encoding endonuclease/exonuclease/phosphatase family protein, with amino-acid sequence MRVISYNLRKHAARGELLDLARDFGIDALCLQECDTTDLPDTLGPLHLADSTKGNRLGLAIYYRMDRFTAFETNTFALKKSLHDRVLAPAHERLIGTRVVDNETDHELVIASFHAAPLTASNSLRRKQIKAAHAELLGMGSGLMTLMVGDFNYPFFTKNLTEHMKNSGYELSLSDRRTYTRYKVFKGHFDFATSLGLDIENVETLPRGASDHLPILVSAEYGQDSGPIQGTPPS; translated from the coding sequence ATACGAGTCATCAGCTACAACCTTCGCAAGCACGCGGCACGCGGCGAACTGCTCGACCTGGCACGCGACTTCGGGATCGATGCCTTGTGCCTGCAGGAATGCGACACCACGGATTTGCCGGACACGCTGGGGCCTCTCCACCTTGCCGATTCCACCAAGGGCAACCGCCTGGGACTCGCCATCTACTACCGGATGGACCGCTTCACCGCCTTCGAAACCAACACCTTCGCTTTGAAGAAGTCCCTGCACGACCGCGTGCTGGCCCCGGCGCACGAGCGGCTGATCGGCACCCGGGTGGTGGACAACGAAACGGACCACGAGCTGGTGATCGCCTCGTTCCACGCAGCCCCGCTGACAGCCTCCAATTCGCTGCGCCGCAAGCAGATCAAGGCCGCACACGCGGAACTCCTCGGCATGGGCAGCGGCCTGATGACCCTGATGGTGGGCGACTTCAACTACCCGTTCTTCACCAAGAACCTCACGGAACACATGAAGAATTCCGGGTATGAACTCTCCCTCAGCGACCGGCGCACCTACACCAGGTACAAGGTCTTCAAGGGGCACTTCGACTTCGCCACGTCGCTGGGCCTGGACATCGAGAACGTGGAGACGCTGCCGCGCGGCGCATCGGACCACCTTCCCATCCTGGTGTCCGCCGAGTATGGCCAGGACTCGGGCCCGATCCAGGGGACGCCTCCCTCCTGA
- a CDS encoding SulP family inorganic anion transporter produces the protein MRRNWILKAIPGVHLARSYQRAWLKSDLVAGAALSAALIPAGMAYAEAAGLPAVNGLYASVVPMLFYAVFGPSRVLIVGPDSSLAPMIAAAVLPLAGRDPAHAVALAGVLAMLIGVFLLAGRLFRLGFVTGLLSKPIRVGYLNGIALAVTVSQLPRLLGITVAGDSLTARVTETAEAVLRGAANPVALLFGVATVVVIVASRFLPWKVPGVLLAVGASIAVAAALDLGDAMPMVGALPPGLPAPALGGVTVDDVVGLIGPAAGIALIAFADTSALSKSLAGRRGVHTGGNQEMGALGIANVASGMLGGFPVCGSSSRTPIALDAGARTPFSGMVAAAFVVVFMIAAPQVTAYLPTATLAAVVVVAASSLVDVKTLLRLLRMSRMETALLVATFLGVAFVGVLQGIVIATALSLVAFIRRAWDPYRTELASLEDVPGYHDLSRHPEGRRVPGLVIARFDAPLFFANGEVFAEHIRNLVANAPGPVKRVIVASEAITDLDTTALDDLVELDDELAAQGISLVFAELKGPVKDRLLRFGVGSRFGPDHFYPTVTNAVRSYKRTFDL, from the coding sequence TTGCGACGCAATTGGATCCTGAAAGCCATTCCGGGGGTCCATCTGGCCCGGAGCTACCAGCGTGCCTGGCTTAAGTCCGACCTGGTGGCCGGCGCGGCCCTGAGCGCCGCACTGATTCCCGCCGGCATGGCATACGCCGAAGCGGCCGGCCTGCCAGCCGTCAACGGGCTCTACGCCTCCGTGGTTCCCATGCTGTTTTATGCGGTCTTCGGGCCCTCGCGCGTCCTCATCGTGGGGCCGGATTCGTCTCTTGCTCCCATGATCGCGGCCGCCGTGCTTCCCCTGGCCGGCCGTGACCCCGCCCACGCGGTGGCGCTCGCCGGAGTCCTGGCCATGCTGATCGGCGTGTTCCTCCTCGCGGGCCGGCTCTTCCGGCTGGGTTTTGTCACCGGTCTGCTGTCCAAGCCGATCAGGGTGGGCTACCTCAACGGCATCGCCCTGGCTGTCACCGTCAGCCAGTTGCCCCGGCTGCTCGGAATCACGGTAGCGGGAGACTCGCTGACCGCAAGGGTCACGGAAACGGCGGAGGCCGTGCTCCGGGGAGCCGCCAATCCGGTGGCGCTGCTCTTCGGCGTTGCCACTGTGGTTGTGATCGTTGCCAGCCGGTTCCTCCCGTGGAAGGTGCCCGGCGTGCTGCTGGCAGTAGGGGCATCCATTGCCGTTGCGGCTGCCTTGGACCTCGGCGATGCCATGCCCATGGTGGGGGCCCTCCCGCCGGGCCTGCCGGCCCCAGCCCTGGGCGGCGTCACCGTCGACGACGTTGTGGGCCTGATCGGGCCCGCGGCGGGCATCGCGCTCATCGCCTTCGCCGATACTTCCGCACTGTCCAAGAGCCTCGCCGGACGCCGCGGGGTCCACACGGGCGGCAACCAGGAAATGGGGGCCTTGGGGATCGCCAACGTGGCAAGCGGCATGCTGGGCGGGTTCCCGGTCTGTGGCAGTTCGTCCCGTACGCCGATCGCGCTTGACGCCGGGGCGCGTACCCCGTTCAGCGGCATGGTTGCCGCCGCCTTTGTGGTCGTCTTTATGATCGCGGCCCCGCAGGTGACGGCGTACCTGCCCACCGCCACCCTGGCCGCCGTCGTCGTCGTTGCGGCTTCGTCCCTGGTCGATGTCAAAACGCTCCTGCGGCTGCTGCGGATGAGCCGGATGGAAACGGCGCTCCTGGTGGCAACGTTCCTCGGCGTTGCATTCGTGGGCGTACTGCAGGGCATTGTCATCGCCACCGCACTGTCCCTGGTCGCATTCATCCGGCGGGCATGGGATCCGTACCGCACCGAATTGGCCAGCCTGGAGGACGTCCCGGGCTACCACGACCTCAGCAGGCACCCGGAAGGCCGGCGCGTCCCCGGGCTGGTGATTGCGCGCTTTGACGCGCCGCTGTTCTTTGCCAACGGCGAGGTCTTTGCGGAGCACATCCGCAACCTTGTGGCCAACGCCCCCGGCCCGGTGAAGCGGGTCATCGTCGCGTCAGAGGCCATTACCGACCTGGACACCACGGCGCTGGATGATCTGGTGGAGCTCGACGACGAACTCGCGGCCCAGGGGATCAGCCTCGTGTTCGCGGAGTTGAAAGGTCCCGTCAAGGACCGGCTGCTCAGGTTTGGCGTCGGCAGCCGCTTCGGCCCGGACCACTTCTATCCCACGGTGACCAATGCCGTGCGGAGCTACAAACGGACCTTTGACCTGTGA
- a CDS encoding DUF1918 domain-containing protein, producing MKAAQGDRITIRGKTVESSDRHGQIIEVHGADGAPPYVVRFDDGHETTVIPGGDFIVDRIQPPH from the coding sequence ATGAAGGCAGCCCAGGGTGACCGGATCACGATCCGGGGCAAGACGGTCGAATCGTCGGACCGGCACGGACAGATCATTGAGGTCCACGGGGCCGACGGAGCGCCGCCGTATGTGGTGCGTTTCGACGACGGCCATGAAACCACCGTCATTCCCGGCGGGGATTTCATCGTTGACAGAATCCAGCCGCCGCACTGA